The following nucleotide sequence is from Salvia splendens isolate huo1 chromosome 2, SspV2, whole genome shotgun sequence.
GAAATTAATGGAATCTGATAACCACAAAAGACTTGTATGAACTTGAATTTCCATCGATTCCTTCTATCTCTTATTGACTATTAATTTCATATGGGTTGCCTAGAAATGAATCACATACATCAgtacaacatatatatatatccagAATTTTCGATTTGTGGGTGCTTTAAACAAATACAACAACATGCATATTCAAAACCCGACCGATCCTTGTAACTAATTCAAGAATTAATCTTCTTAAATTGCCAGTATAAACTTTCAGAGGCACCTTCACATTTTTTAATACTGTTTCAAGCTATTAGATATTTAGATTTGATTTAGGTGATAATGTATATGAATGAAAATAACACAGATACTTCACTATGCCGTTTAATAGATTTGTTAGATCATATATTCAAATTATTAGTAGTACTCGAGCCTATATTATTGTAAGTTTCTTCTAATTTTTTTGGTGGCATTATCTAGCCTAGCTAGTTTTAACATATGAAAAAGTCAACATAAATAGTAATCAAAGATATCTAATTCAGTTGAAATAATGCTCAGATTCTTACATAAGCTCATTTCCTACTAATTAAGGCCTAATCACTTGATTAGTTATACTTAAACTCAACCAACAAGCCCAAACAGTTGGCCAACTCAACAAAAACATTTCTTGTCCTTTCCTACTTGCAATCCTTATTTAAACCCCCATTACCCTCATCCAATCTCATCTCAAGCCATAGCTTCTTCAACTGTCCTAGAAATTAAATCCACATTCTCAAGATTCAAATGGCTAGTGAAATTACCAAAATACCCCTGATCGTCCTCGTATCACTGGCTATGCTATGTGGCAGCACGAGGGGCCAGAGCGGGTGCACGAAGACCCTCATGGCCCTCTCGCCATGCCTGAACTACGTGACGGGGAACTCCTCCACCCCTGCGGCCTCGTGCTGTTCCCAACTATCGAACGTGGTCTCCTCGCAGCCACAGTGCTTGTGCCTACTGCTCAACGGCACCGCCTCCTCCTATGGCCTCAACATCAACCAGACGCTCGCCCTCGGGCTGCCTGACGCATGCAGCGTCAAGACCCCTCCGACTAGCAGATGCAATACGAACGCGCCATCCGCTTCACCCGACCCCCAACAGACCCCTCCGGCTGACGCATCCACACAACCGGACGCCATCCCATCAGGTACACTAGTTTGACCGGTCCTAGTGTacgtgtgttttttttttcttctgaaaACCAAAACACGTACACTAGGACTGGTCAAACTGGTCAAATGTATGAAGACTCATATTCAGTGGTATATTTGTAATTATGATGATATTGACTAGTCAAACGATCTAACACGATGGACAAATAACTAAAGTTATAGAATGGATGATCTTGTGAATGCAGGCTCAAAAACAGTCCCATCGGTGGAAAATGGTgccggcgccggcgccggcAACATTAGAGCAACAAAAGACATTGCAGCTCTTCTCTTCTTTATTGGATCATCTGCACTCTTCGTAGTTGGATTTTGAGACTGTTTCTTTAGCAATACTTAATGATGTTTTGATCTtgcttgaattatttgttgttgttgttgtttttcaCTAGTTGATTTGTTGTTTGTTTGAGTTTGCGGTTTTGATTAAGAAGCTTCTTTCTGTACCAgattataattaatttgttttattgaaTTCCTATAGAAAAGCTCAATTAATTCATTATGCAAataaaaagatttaattaataagTCAGTATACAACTGATGGTGATAGTTAATAAATTAGTGATAAGAGTATTTGATTGGTCTAAATACAGCTGATAATTAAATAAGTATAGTTAGCGAACAAACCTGgagtttatttttctttcaacGTGAATGATTAGGGAAATTGTTTAAGACAAGTCAATAGTTCGAAATTTAAGTTGCCTTTATATCCTTTTGTTCCATTGGATTTGGGTCAGTTAAATGGCTTTATATccttttttcttaacatttagTGGTGTTTTGATTCATTAGATAAGATAATtgtgaaataaaatactcctttCGTCATATGATAGAtattacattttcttttttagtttgttcaataaaaaaatgtcacattcttttttttagaaaagttctctctcacattaatataaatacacTATTTTCTCTCctcacctaacacacaaaataacatctcataaaatctcgtgtcattccCCAAGTATatcatctattatgagacggatggaTAAAATAAGTCATAGAATAGAGTTTGTCTAAGATTAAATTAGTAATAGAGATAAAGGTATGATGCTTAATCTTGAGATATAGTCTAATTTTAGCATTATGGAGACGGGGTCAAGATACATTGTCACAGGATAAGTTTATGGggaaaaaatcaaacaagacataaaattagatactactaatatttaggCACATGTAATCATGACAATCGAACATTCTTATGAATACTTAACACTTACAGTAGAGCATGGCGGTAGGTTTTGATAAGTATTGAAGCAATGTTTCTTGAAATTGATGAGTCTTGACAAAGGACTATATCTATATACATAAACatatattatttgtatatttattttaattacataTTCCAATTTAAATAAGGCATGTAATTCATAATATGATGGATCAAACTATGATGATGAAGATTGTTCTAGTCGGATGAGCAAACACACCGGTCGCATATACACATTCAAACCAAGCTTATTCCTAAGAAAATGATTGTTTCTTTAAATCAAATATTAAATTCTAAGGCTTTGTTCCTAATTTGGGGGTCGTAAAAAACTTATATTTAAAAGACCACCCAGTGAAAAATAGAGTAGTTTATAGTTATACATACTCCAATTTAATGGATGTCCGAAACTGTGAGAGTTAATATTTC
It contains:
- the LOC121770536 gene encoding non-specific lipid transfer protein GPI-anchored 5-like, yielding MASEITKIPLIVLVSLAMLCGSTRGQSGCTKTLMALSPCLNYVTGNSSTPAASCCSQLSNVVSSQPQCLCLLLNGTASSYGLNINQTLALGLPDACSVKTPPTSRCNTNAPSASPDPQQTPPADASTQPDAIPSGSKTVPSVENGAGAGAGNIRATKDIAALLFFIGSSALFVVGF